The following coding sequences are from one Lysinibacillus sp. FSL W8-0992 window:
- a CDS encoding cysteine hydrolase family protein, whose amino-acid sequence MKTSADVLIVIDLQNGVCFSNEHLFDLQNLLTKVNNRIALYREHQKPIIFVQHCDEELVPEEELWAIHVDLDVQKQDYLVRKEHANSFYETSLKTILDELAVQRIEFCGAQTEYCMDATIKFAHGLGYENFMVRKATSTIHNPFMSAQETIDFYENIWSNRFLKFIE is encoded by the coding sequence ATGAAGACTAGTGCAGATGTTTTAATCGTTATCGATTTACAAAATGGCGTGTGTTTCAGTAACGAGCATTTATTTGATTTACAAAATTTACTCACAAAAGTAAATAATCGAATCGCTTTATATCGAGAACACCAAAAACCAATTATTTTTGTTCAACATTGTGATGAAGAACTCGTACCAGAAGAGGAACTTTGGGCGATTCATGTCGATCTAGATGTGCAAAAGCAAGATTACTTGGTTAGAAAAGAACATGCAAATTCTTTTTACGAAACAAGCTTAAAAACAATTTTAGACGAATTAGCTGTGCAGCGAATTGAATTTTGCGGCGCTCAAACAGAATACTGTATGGATGCAACGATTAAATTCGCCCATGGCTTGGGATATGAAAACTTTATGGTACGTAAAGCGACTTCTACCATCCATAACCCATTTATGTCAGCACAAGAGACAATTGATTTTTATGAAAATATATGGAGTAACAGATTTTTGAAATTTATAGAATGA
- a CDS encoding PH domain-containing protein, translating into MVFRTKVNMFLLTGIFLVVVIMGSIPLLPLYKQLPFAILLLIAVLFLVAGGFVWWYGTSIQYVFYKEYLCIKGGPFKRRIPYQNITKVSPTTDEFTGYKISPTDQGLELCVESTSFSSIKISPDNKTEFIAELSKRCPNMQMQSFE; encoded by the coding sequence ATGGTTTTTCGCACGAAGGTAAACATGTTTTTGTTAACCGGTATATTTTTAGTCGTTGTCATTATGGGTTCAATCCCATTGCTTCCTTTGTATAAACAATTACCGTTTGCAATTTTACTGCTGATTGCTGTTCTCTTTCTTGTTGCTGGAGGTTTTGTTTGGTGGTATGGCACTTCGATACAATATGTTTTCTATAAAGAGTATTTATGTATTAAAGGTGGACCATTCAAACGTCGAATCCCTTATCAAAATATAACAAAGGTTTCTCCGACAACAGATGAATTCACTGGTTATAAAATTTCACCAACAGATCAAGGACTCGAATTATGTGTGGAATCTACAAGCTTTAGTAGTATAAAGATTTCACCAGACAATAAAACGGAGTTCATTGCAGAATTAAGTAAACGCTGTCCTAATATGCAGATGCAAAGCTTCGAGTAA
- a CDS encoding carbon-nitrogen hydrolase family protein, with product MTLKHVVAAVQMNCELCNKAGNLQKAQMLIEQALEQQATLIVLPELFNTGYRVEEQDWQYAETIPGETTDYLQRIATQHDVTMIGCILERGEIEGTIFDTAFVIAKNGILGKYRKTHLWDQENLRFNRGDALSVIHKDDLKIGLQICYEIGFPEGARILTLQGANILVYPSAFGEKRYYVWDIASRARAIENGCFVIAANRSGSEKQTTHFGGKSRIIDPQGNVLAEAVQEDECIVATINLQRVIQQRREVPYLRDLNKAVFHPSE from the coding sequence ATGACTTTGAAACATGTAGTAGCAGCTGTACAAATGAATTGTGAATTATGCAATAAAGCTGGCAATTTACAAAAGGCGCAAATGTTAATTGAACAAGCGCTTGAACAACAGGCAACACTCATTGTATTACCTGAATTATTTAATACGGGTTATCGGGTTGAAGAACAAGATTGGCAATATGCTGAGACGATTCCAGGGGAAACGACCGACTATTTACAGCGTATTGCGACTCAACACGATGTTACAATGATCGGCTGTATTTTAGAACGAGGGGAAATCGAAGGTACAATTTTTGATACCGCTTTCGTCATAGCGAAAAATGGCATATTGGGCAAATATCGAAAAACACATCTTTGGGATCAAGAAAATCTTAGATTTAATAGAGGAGATGCACTGTCAGTTATCCATAAAGATGATTTGAAAATAGGTTTACAAATTTGCTATGAAATTGGATTTCCAGAGGGAGCCAGAATTTTAACATTACAAGGAGCTAATATTCTCGTATACCCTTCAGCATTTGGCGAAAAGCGTTACTACGTGTGGGACATAGCGAGTAGAGCAAGGGCTATCGAAAATGGTTGTTTTGTTATTGCGGCCAATCGTTCAGGAAGTGAAAAACAGACAACACATTTTGGTGGGAAAAGTAGAATTATTGATCCACAAGGCAATGTCCTAGCCGAAGCTGTACAGGAGGATGAATGCATTGTAGCAACAATCAATTTACAACGAGTCATTCAACAACGAAGAGAAGTACCTTATTTAAGAGATTTAAATAAAGCCGTTTTTCATCCAAGCGAATAA
- the sirA gene encoding sporulation inhibitor of replication protein SirA, which yields MRTYSIYKIKEEHLTFIFGRERKLLEMMQGCEDANEKSLKELAYICETVRFDEIAAMLEAQLDSKYAHLERARNALFLEHPIKGKMAIYLVDRKICVYCEGSRMLDLDLFQMLAKMSERFIAFNKQDNECGWLKPMKYTMH from the coding sequence GTGAGAACCTATTCCATATATAAAATAAAAGAAGAGCATTTAACGTTTATTTTCGGTAGAGAGCGTAAGTTATTAGAAATGATGCAGGGCTGTGAAGATGCCAATGAGAAATCCTTAAAAGAACTCGCGTATATATGTGAAACTGTCCGCTTCGATGAAATTGCTGCAATGCTAGAAGCACAGCTAGATTCCAAATATGCTCATTTAGAAAGAGCGCGGAATGCTTTATTTTTAGAACATCCGATAAAAGGAAAGATGGCGATTTATTTAGTAGATCGTAAAATCTGTGTCTATTGTGAAGGGTCGCGAATGCTTGATTTGGATTTATTTCAAATGCTAGCAAAAATGAGTGAGCGTTTTATTGCCTTTAATAAACAAGATAATGAGTGTGGTTGGTTAAAGCCGATGAAGTATACAATGCACTAG
- a CDS encoding lmo0954 family membrane protein, translated as MKKFLLLIGGIIAACVALALIGPITGLLFSGVLVALGMHFYIGSKSTFAKIIWFTVGLIGVLSAVSNIPAMIGLAAIAIIYVIYKKWNGEDVKIPTVEAKEEDPFTNFEKEWSNLTK; from the coding sequence ATGAAAAAATTTCTTTTATTAATTGGAGGTATTATTGCAGCTTGTGTCGCACTTGCATTAATTGGCCCAATTACAGGTTTATTATTTTCAGGTGTACTCGTTGCACTAGGCATGCACTTCTACATTGGCAGTAAATCGACATTTGCAAAAATCATTTGGTTTACAGTTGGTCTAATTGGTGTGCTTTCAGCTGTTTCTAATATTCCAGCAATGATTGGTCTTGCAGCAATCGCCATTATTTATGTTATCTACAAAAAATGGAATGGCGAAGACGTTAAAATCCCAACAGTGGAAGCGAAAGAAGAAGATCCGTTTACAAACTTTGAAAAAGAATGGTCAAATTTAACAAAATAA
- a CDS encoding polysaccharide deacetylase family protein, with protein MQREILVAYGIDVDAVAGWLGSYGGEDSPDDISRGLFAGEVGTPRLLDLFDKHNIKTTWFIPGHSIETFPIEMKDVFKRGHEIGAHGYSHENPIAMTPKQEEQVLLKSIQLIEDLTGKKPTGYVAPWWEFSNVTNELLIKHGIKYDHSLMHNDFTPYYVRVGDKWTKIDYSKQAEEWMKPLERGEETDLIEIPANWYLDDLPPMMFIKKSPNSHGFVNPRDIEQMWKDQFDWVYENMDYAVFTMTIHPDVSGRPQVLQMHHRLIKYINSHEHIRWVTFNEIANDFAKRYPRT; from the coding sequence ATGCAACGAGAGATTTTAGTAGCATATGGTATTGACGTTGATGCAGTAGCAGGTTGGCTTGGGTCTTACGGAGGCGAAGATTCACCTGATGATATTTCACGTGGTTTATTTGCAGGTGAAGTTGGAACTCCTAGACTTTTAGATTTATTCGACAAACATAATATTAAAACAACTTGGTTTATTCCTGGTCATTCGATTGAAACGTTCCCAATTGAAATGAAAGATGTTTTTAAACGAGGTCATGAAATTGGCGCACACGGATATTCTCATGAAAATCCTATTGCGATGACACCGAAACAAGAAGAACAGGTTTTGCTCAAATCGATTCAACTTATTGAAGATTTAACGGGCAAAAAACCGACTGGCTATGTTGCACCTTGGTGGGAGTTTTCCAATGTAACGAATGAATTATTAATTAAACATGGCATTAAATACGATCACAGTTTAATGCATAATGATTTTACACCTTACTATGTACGTGTCGGGGATAAATGGACAAAAATTGATTATAGCAAGCAAGCTGAAGAATGGATGAAGCCTTTAGAAAGGGGCGAAGAAACCGATTTAATTGAAATTCCAGCAAACTGGTATTTAGATGATTTACCTCCAATGATGTTTATTAAAAAATCTCCAAATAGTCATGGTTTTGTTAATCCTCGCGATATCGAACAAATGTGGAAAGATCAATTCGATTGGGTTTACGAAAATATGGATTATGCTGTATTTACGATGACAATCCATCCAGATGTCAGTGGTCGTCCTCAAGTATTACAAATGCATCATCGCCTTATAAAGTATATTAACTCCCATGAACATATTCGGTGGGTAACATTTAATGAAATTGCCAACGATTTCGCAAAACGTTATCCACGCACATAA
- a CDS encoding M20 metallopeptidase family protein yields the protein MTKHETLILAENFQEEFIHHRRHLHQHPEIGFELPNTVAYVEKTLLSMGLTPQKVGQAGLVVTIGNGNGKTILLRGDMDALPMEENTDLPFKSTNGFAHTCGHDIHTTFMLGAAKLLKEKEKEIHGTVKIMFQPAEEIGLGAKDMIENGLLENPKVDAALALHVTPDLEVGKFGYKPGIAASSLDGFFLKVQGKGGHSSEPQNAIDPLMIVNAIYNQMNTLVSKEIDPKERAVLVIGKMGGGTVANIIPDTAHLEATLRSFKPEVRDHLFNRVQEIIDATVKMMRGTYELKTISTPSLYNNETLCKQVVPFVKEILGEDNLQIDAEPLAGTEDFSYISQQVPTMFMWAGSNGLGDNNYPLHNPNIMLDEGVIPLGVAVVVHSAISWLNQA from the coding sequence ATGACTAAACATGAAACATTAATATTGGCGGAAAATTTTCAAGAAGAATTCATTCATCATCGCAGACATTTACACCAACATCCTGAAATTGGATTTGAACTACCGAATACAGTCGCATACGTTGAAAAAACATTACTTTCCATGGGCCTAACACCTCAAAAAGTAGGACAAGCAGGGCTAGTTGTAACGATTGGTAATGGCAACGGGAAAACAATTTTACTAAGGGGCGATATGGACGCATTACCGATGGAAGAAAACACGGATTTACCGTTTAAATCAACAAATGGATTTGCACATACTTGCGGTCATGACATCCATACGACGTTCATGCTCGGCGCAGCAAAGCTTTTAAAAGAGAAAGAAAAAGAGATTCATGGTACTGTCAAAATTATGTTCCAGCCCGCCGAGGAAATTGGTCTTGGCGCAAAGGATATGATAGAAAATGGCTTACTCGAAAATCCAAAAGTTGATGCTGCCCTTGCCCTCCATGTCACTCCAGATTTAGAAGTAGGGAAATTTGGTTACAAACCTGGCATCGCCGCTTCATCATTAGATGGCTTCTTCCTAAAAGTGCAAGGCAAAGGCGGGCACAGTTCTGAGCCTCAAAATGCCATTGATCCTTTAATGATTGTCAATGCGATATACAATCAAATGAATACATTAGTCAGCAAAGAAATTGATCCTAAAGAAAGAGCCGTTCTCGTTATTGGTAAAATGGGTGGCGGCACAGTAGCAAATATAATTCCAGATACAGCACATTTAGAGGCTACACTACGCTCTTTCAAACCAGAAGTTAGGGATCATCTATTTAATAGAGTTCAAGAAATTATAGATGCGACAGTGAAAATGATGCGTGGAACATATGAATTAAAGACTATCTCTACCCCATCACTTTATAATAATGAAACACTGTGCAAACAAGTCGTACCTTTTGTGAAAGAAATTTTAGGGGAAGACAATTTACAAATTGACGCTGAACCATTAGCAGGCACCGAAGATTTCTCTTACATTAGCCAACAAGTGCCAACAATGTTTATGTGGGCTGGCTCCAACGGATTAGGTGACAACAACTACCCACTACACAACCCAAATATTATGTTAGACGAAGGTGTTATTCCATTAGGGGTAGCGGTCGTTGTGCATAGTGCTATTAGTTGGTTAAATCAGGCTTAG
- a CDS encoding DUF3953 domain-containing protein: protein MKFIKISLTCLIVYIFVHSLIKNDFLYSPISSLLLGCLLAIVGLEQFKKRRNWGYLFSAVSLLVIVVSIYSF from the coding sequence TTGAAATTCATTAAAATTAGCCTTACATGTCTTATCGTTTACATATTTGTGCATAGCCTCATTAAAAATGATTTTTTATATAGTCCAATATCCTCGCTATTACTCGGCTGCTTATTAGCAATTGTAGGATTAGAACAATTTAAAAAAAGACGCAATTGGGGTTATTTATTTTCAGCAGTATCTTTGCTAGTAATCGTAGTAAGTATTTACTCATTTTAA
- a CDS encoding YneF family protein — protein MPTWGWIIIVIIALAAGAALGFYFARQAMMKYLKENPPINEQMIRMMMAQMGRTPSEKQVRQMMTQMNKFQK, from the coding sequence ATGCCTACATGGGGCTGGATTATTATTGTAATTATCGCATTAGCAGCTGGCGCAGCACTTGGTTTCTATTTTGCACGTCAAGCTATGATGAAATATTTAAAAGAAAACCCACCAATTAACGAACAAATGATTCGAATGATGATGGCACAAATGGGTCGTACGCCGTCTGAAAAGCAAGTACGCCAAATGATGACTCAAATGAATAAATTCCAGAAATAA
- a CDS encoding sigma-54 interaction domain-containing protein, which yields MLGNTKISSETIEKLPLASIIYNENFSIKMLNTKAQKAIQLNREIINHRKLAPLLKKAFATDIPLMKSFCCGDKAYQFFFSRISEKDKNYILVSINSSWPLQQDYERYKEESEDLKAIFESIYDVLYVSDHKGNTLRVSAACKHIWGVSEEQLVGKNVLDLEKEGVYQPSITRLVLENKKKISTVQSTKNNKRLLVVGTPIKNKQGEIIRVVNASRDITDISNLQQEIQQLKCLINEYQRELSKLQNDRKAPSSSLVYKSKKLEAAVKLAKRVAAVDSTVLILGETGVGKEVFANFIHEMSYRKNKPFIKINCSAIPENLLESELFGYEKGAFTGANREGKKGLLELANHGTLLLDEIGDMPLSLQIKLLRVIQERTLQRIGSTKAIHINVRFIAATHRDLAEEVDIGKFRQDLYYRLNVIPIHLPPLRERKEDILSLATHFLTTLNNKYHTSKTFNSTFTEKLTEYEWPGNIRELQNVVERSYVMSDSDDLTSEILAIALNETKKSKSVLVKEIMPLKECVEFAEKELLQMAFETCKTTVEMAKLLEVNQSTISRKIAKYNIR from the coding sequence ATGCTTGGAAATACTAAAATTTCTTCTGAAACAATCGAAAAGCTACCATTAGCATCAATTATTTACAATGAAAATTTTTCTATTAAAATGCTAAATACCAAAGCACAAAAAGCCATTCAACTTAACCGTGAAATTATTAATCATCGAAAATTAGCACCGCTATTGAAAAAAGCTTTTGCCACTGACATTCCATTAATGAAAAGTTTTTGTTGCGGTGACAAAGCATATCAATTTTTCTTCTCTAGAATAAGTGAGAAAGACAAAAACTACATATTAGTTTCTATTAATTCGTCATGGCCATTGCAACAAGATTATGAACGGTATAAGGAAGAAAGTGAAGATTTAAAAGCGATATTTGAATCTATTTACGACGTTCTGTATGTATCCGATCACAAAGGAAATACATTAAGAGTTAGTGCAGCATGCAAGCATATATGGGGTGTAAGTGAAGAACAGCTTGTTGGGAAAAATGTTTTAGATTTGGAAAAGGAAGGGGTATACCAACCTTCAATAACAAGACTAGTTTTAGAAAATAAAAAGAAAATATCAACGGTCCAATCAACTAAAAACAACAAAAGGTTATTAGTAGTAGGAACCCCTATAAAAAATAAGCAGGGAGAAATAATAAGGGTTGTAAATGCTTCGAGGGATATTACAGATATTAGTAACCTACAACAAGAAATACAACAGTTGAAATGTTTAATAAATGAATATCAACGTGAATTGTCAAAATTACAAAACGATAGGAAGGCACCTTCGAGTTCGCTCGTTTATAAAAGTAAAAAACTAGAGGCAGCAGTTAAACTTGCAAAACGTGTAGCAGCAGTAGATTCGACCGTCTTAATTTTAGGAGAAACCGGTGTTGGCAAAGAGGTTTTTGCCAATTTTATTCATGAAATGAGCTATCGGAAAAATAAGCCTTTTATTAAAATCAATTGTAGTGCTATACCCGAAAACTTATTAGAATCTGAGTTATTTGGCTATGAAAAAGGTGCATTTACTGGAGCAAATAGAGAGGGGAAAAAAGGGTTACTAGAGCTTGCTAATCACGGCACTTTGTTATTAGATGAAATTGGGGATATGCCTCTTTCACTTCAAATAAAATTACTTAGAGTAATACAAGAAAGAACGCTACAACGTATTGGTAGTACTAAAGCAATCCATATCAATGTGCGGTTTATAGCAGCAACACATCGAGATCTTGCTGAAGAGGTTGATATAGGAAAGTTTAGACAAGATTTATATTACCGTTTAAATGTTATTCCAATTCATTTACCCCCGTTACGTGAACGCAAGGAAGATATACTTTCTTTAGCGACGCATTTTTTAACTACATTAAATAACAAATACCATACATCCAAAACATTCAATTCAACCTTTACCGAAAAGTTAACCGAGTATGAGTGGCCTGGTAATATTAGAGAATTACAAAATGTAGTTGAACGAAGTTATGTTATGAGCGACTCAGATGATTTGACAAGCGAAATACTCGCAATTGCACTGAATGAAACTAAGAAGAGCAAGTCTGTACTCGTAAAAGAAATTATGCCCTTAAAAGAGTGTGTAGAATTTGCTGAAAAAGAATTATTGCAGATGGCATTTGAAACATGTAAAACAACTGTGGAAATGGCAAAATTATTAGAAGTGAATCAATCAACAATTAGTAGAAAAATTGCTAAATATAATATTCGATAA
- a CDS encoding NCS1 family transporter, with the protein MKRNTLITKDIVPTLRRHRIITGLGFFNIWVGMAVIIATFQIGANGIESMTLWQLAGAIFVANVLIAIVASLTGDIGIEHGLSFAAYLRAPFGTVGVHIPSLIRGIVACIWFGIQTYLGATAINYIVANLTGFDFWFVWYVVFAGVQIANTAFGIKAIDRFAVIAAPSIILISIWIFVKISSIATVEGINIFTYEGSSAETTWLLIMAANMGFWSLLAVDIPNLTRYVKAPRNERNWFRRNTNSYIPHLLALPTVQTFIGIIGAVSFLATGNWNPIEVVQQLATGWIMVIILLLVVLAQWSTNSAANLIPASLTFVNAGAKFNLSYAWGIILAGIIGTVFQPWLVLDKLFVFLGYYGATMSALAGVIICDYYIIRKRRLHVTDLYRQEGQFTYNRGVNLAGMLAWLISSVLAIVFIDYMYFVGFPISVFIYYILMKRWYLNKFPQKEVVSNYSDEYLGTSVNRDWKIPV; encoded by the coding sequence ATGAAACGCAACACATTAATTACCAAGGATATCGTGCCCACTTTAAGAAGGCATCGCATTATTACAGGTCTAGGTTTTTTTAATATTTGGGTCGGAATGGCGGTCATTATTGCAACATTCCAAATTGGAGCAAATGGTATTGAATCGATGACGCTTTGGCAATTAGCGGGCGCAATTTTTGTTGCCAATGTACTAATAGCGATTGTCGCGAGTTTAACCGGAGATATTGGTATTGAGCATGGTTTATCGTTTGCAGCTTATTTAAGAGCACCTTTTGGCACTGTAGGTGTGCATATTCCATCGTTAATAAGAGGTATAGTCGCTTGTATTTGGTTCGGTATTCAAACATATCTTGGCGCAACGGCCATTAACTATATTGTGGCAAATTTAACGGGATTTGATTTTTGGTTTGTATGGTATGTTGTGTTTGCGGGTGTTCAAATAGCGAATACCGCCTTTGGTATTAAGGCAATCGATCGATTTGCCGTTATTGCAGCACCTTCCATTATTTTGATTTCAATTTGGATTTTTGTGAAGATTTCAAGTATAGCTACAGTAGAAGGGATAAATATTTTTACGTATGAGGGCAGTTCAGCTGAAACAACATGGTTGCTTATTATGGCTGCTAATATGGGCTTCTGGTCTTTACTTGCAGTGGATATACCAAATCTAACGCGTTATGTGAAAGCACCAAGAAATGAGCGCAATTGGTTCCGGAGAAATACAAATAGTTACATCCCTCATTTGTTAGCCTTGCCAACTGTCCAAACATTTATCGGTATAATTGGAGCAGTAAGTTTTTTAGCTACTGGCAACTGGAATCCTATTGAAGTAGTGCAACAGCTTGCAACTGGTTGGATTATGGTAATCATTTTATTACTAGTTGTCTTAGCACAATGGTCAACCAATTCTGCCGCAAATCTAATACCCGCATCTTTAACATTTGTAAATGCAGGAGCTAAATTTAATTTATCTTATGCATGGGGCATTATTTTGGCAGGAATTATTGGTACAGTTTTTCAACCATGGTTAGTTTTAGATAAATTATTTGTTTTCTTAGGATATTATGGTGCAACAATGTCAGCATTAGCGGGTGTAATCATTTGTGATTACTACATAATTCGTAAGCGTCGTTTACATGTGACAGATTTATATAGGCAGGAGGGGCAATTTACATACAATCGTGGGGTAAACTTGGCAGGTATGCTAGCGTGGCTCATTAGTAGTGTACTCGCTATAGTGTTCATAGATTACATGTATTTCGTAGGTTTCCCTATATCTGTTTTCATTTACTATATACTAATGAAACGATGGTATTTGAATAAATTCCCGCAAAAAGAAGTAGTTTCAAATTACTCAGATGAATATTTAGGAACTTCTGTGAACCGAGATTGGAAAATTCCTGTATAG
- a CDS encoding MFS transporter gives MTTQQGKKGIFYGWWIVVACVMIMTFLYAPIINLVSLYTVPVTEDLGIGRTEFMTYYTIMALVSMIFCPIAGKVMRNMDIRLYLTIFTTLGTISYVGFSFATTAMHFYLFAVLMGASLAGAALIPAPVLITNWFNEKRGLCLGIALAGSGLGGVILSPVLNWLITDYGWRSAYLITGISMFVLIVPMALFVIRLKPADKGLVPLGEIKNITTSSQTVEGLSQREAFRSVSFWALCAAIVVGGIVVNGMIINLAPYLKDIGGTPQHAAILLSLGSAMVIVGKLLVGRLYDKLGTITTLLIICGSGLVSFLFLMRGDLLIPGILYTIFTGFGATAVTVTPAYLTSSLFGEKEYSAKFGIVSLFSSLGAALTPIVSGAIYNINHSYGLLLNVLIVLSIVLFGLFVIAIKTKPKFNTTSDMEYSLD, from the coding sequence ATGACTACTCAACAAGGAAAAAAAGGCATCTTTTATGGATGGTGGATTGTAGTGGCATGCGTCATGATTATGACATTTTTGTATGCACCAATTATTAATTTAGTGTCACTTTATACTGTCCCTGTAACAGAAGATTTGGGAATTGGAAGAACTGAATTTATGACGTATTATACGATTATGGCTTTAGTATCAATGATCTTCTGTCCAATTGCAGGAAAAGTGATGAGGAATATGGACATTCGTCTTTACTTGACGATATTTACAACACTAGGCACCATTTCATATGTAGGATTTTCATTTGCAACGACTGCGATGCACTTTTATTTATTCGCAGTGCTAATGGGGGCTTCATTAGCAGGAGCTGCTCTTATTCCTGCACCAGTATTAATAACAAATTGGTTTAACGAAAAGCGTGGATTATGTTTAGGGATTGCACTAGCAGGTAGTGGTCTTGGCGGTGTCATCCTTAGCCCTGTCCTAAACTGGCTTATTACAGATTATGGTTGGAGAAGTGCTTACCTCATTACGGGCATTTCAATGTTTGTGTTAATCGTACCTATGGCATTATTTGTTATTCGACTTAAACCTGCAGATAAAGGTCTTGTTCCGCTAGGTGAAATAAAAAATATAACGACTTCTTCACAAACAGTAGAAGGGCTTTCACAAAGGGAGGCATTTAGATCCGTATCATTTTGGGCACTTTGTGCGGCAATTGTTGTCGGTGGTATTGTCGTGAATGGTATGATCATTAACCTCGCACCTTATTTAAAGGATATTGGTGGCACACCTCAACACGCTGCAATATTGCTTTCTTTAGGTTCAGCAATGGTCATCGTCGGAAAATTATTAGTCGGTCGCTTATACGATAAATTAGGTACCATCACAACATTACTTATTATTTGTGGCTCTGGTTTAGTAAGCTTTTTATTTTTGATGAGAGGCGACCTATTAATACCTGGTATCCTGTATACGATATTTACTGGATTTGGTGCGACGGCCGTTACAGTTACACCTGCTTACTTAACTTCATCACTATTTGGGGAAAAAGAATATAGCGCGAAATTCGGGATTGTCTCATTATTTTCATCACTAGGCGCTGCACTAACACCAATTGTTTCTGGCGCAATTTATAATATAAATCATTCCTATGGATTACTGTTAAATGTCTTAATTGTACTTTCAATCGTGTTATTTGGATTGTTTGTCATTGCCATTAAAACAAAACCTAAATTTAATACAACTTCAGATATGGAATATTCATTAGACTAG
- a CDS encoding CobW family GTP-binding protein — MPSRKKAITILTGSLGSGKTTLLQSLLTHHQLTENIAIIVNEFGKIGLDHHLLRQAEEKTTLLQGGCICCHAREDLEEELKNLLFSSEQGEIDFDRIIIETTGLADPAPILFTIMTNPLLQHRFVVDGIITTVDAKNGAMQIKNHEETVKQISAADIVALTKVDIVTTEELDLICAEIIRINPTCKIFHVENGNVNPSILNVERKLYNNRLPSNYQLPPYNNTSHIHSISFAFLQPLNWNSFGVWLSLLLYAKGENILRVKGMLNVGEAGPIILNGVQHIIHPPIHLSEWPENTKVSHIVFIMKDIPPTLLHQSLFSFQTFLGTEINLLHVHCI; from the coding sequence ATGCCATCTAGAAAAAAAGCGATTACGATTTTAACTGGTAGCTTAGGTAGCGGTAAAACAACACTGCTTCAAAGCTTATTAACGCATCATCAACTAACTGAAAACATTGCGATTATAGTCAATGAGTTTGGCAAAATCGGCTTAGATCATCATTTACTAAGACAAGCAGAAGAAAAAACGACCTTACTACAAGGCGGTTGTATTTGTTGTCATGCGCGTGAAGATTTAGAGGAAGAACTAAAAAACTTGTTATTTAGTTCTGAACAGGGTGAAATTGATTTTGATCGTATTATTATCGAAACAACTGGCTTAGCTGACCCCGCTCCGATTTTATTTACCATCATGACAAATCCCCTTTTACAACATCGTTTTGTTGTTGATGGGATAATAACAACCGTCGATGCTAAAAATGGCGCTATGCAAATAAAAAATCATGAAGAAACAGTCAAGCAAATCTCGGCAGCTGATATCGTTGCGCTAACGAAAGTAGATATAGTAACGACAGAAGAACTTGATTTGATTTGTGCAGAAATAATAAGAATTAACCCAACATGTAAAATTTTTCATGTTGAAAATGGCAATGTGAACCCATCTATTTTAAATGTTGAAAGGAAACTTTATAACAATCGTCTACCTAGCAACTATCAGCTACCTCCTTACAATAATACATCGCATATTCATTCAATTTCTTTTGCATTTTTGCAACCGTTAAATTGGAATAGTTTCGGTGTATGGCTTAGCTTATTACTATATGCAAAAGGAGAAAACATCCTGCGCGTCAAAGGAATGCTCAATGTCGGTGAAGCAGGGCCGATCATCTTAAATGGTGTACAGCATATTATTCACCCTCCTATCCATTTAAGTGAATGGCCAGAAAATACAAAGGTTTCACATATTGTCTTTATTATGAAAGATATCCCACCTACGTTATTACACCAATCATTATTCTCCTTTCAAACATTTCTTGGTACGGAAATCAATTTACTGCATGTTCATTGCATTTAG